Proteins from a genomic interval of Methanobacteriaceae archaeon:
- the metG gene encoding methionine--tRNA ligase, which translates to MSKIFISCALPYANGPCHLGHIRSTYLPADIYARYNRMAGNDVLMVCATDEHGTPIAVKADKENKKPIEISKRYHDMIVRDVESMNISLDNFSRTTDEKHYEIAQKFFKDLYDKGFIYRQDLEQLYCPECKKFLPDRYVEGLCPVCGAEARGDHCEKCGRALDPTELDEPHCITCGTTPVIKDTYQYAFKLSEFEDELKDYIDNNENLPANVKNYASNWLKEGLNDWILTRDMDWGIPVPLDEAKGKVLYVWIEAFLGYISSASQWSEKSGKKWEEYWSDFVVHFIGKDIIYHHSIFWPGLLKAYGCKLPDKIYAGEFLSLEGEKMSTSKNWVIWIDDFVKDYDPDLLRYFLTINAPLNKDSDFSWDDFQKRNNDELADVIGNFLHRTFTFTRKFFDNKIPEYANPSNEDEEFRKAIEELPQNAGEYISNFEFREGLLEIFKVAKKGNKYFNDQEPWKAVKEDKQKAANCLYLSNQLAKILAFTLKPYLPTKADDIAKILNIDDLSNWDDAAVFLPTGYEINKSKPLFKKIEDDEIALQKEKLQENLKTTEDENMSDLITIDKFDEIEIKIGQIKEAEKIEKSDKLLKLQIDVGEEKPRQIVSGLAKVYNPEDLIDKKVCVIVNLEPAKLFGTLSEGMVLAAGDSCALLTPDEQGKVGERIQ; encoded by the coding sequence ATGTCAAAAATTTTTATTTCATGTGCACTTCCTTATGCAAATGGACCTTGTCATTTAGGTCATATCCGTTCTACATATTTACCGGCTGATATCTATGCAAGATACAATCGTATGGCTGGAAATGATGTATTAATGGTTTGTGCTACTGATGAGCATGGTACTCCAATTGCTGTTAAAGCAGATAAGGAAAATAAAAAACCTATTGAAATTTCTAAAAGATATCATGACATGATTGTTCGTGATGTGGAATCTATGAACATATCTCTTGATAACTTTTCAAGAACTACTGATGAAAAACATTATGAAATTGCTCAAAAATTCTTTAAAGATTTATATGATAAAGGATTTATTTACAGACAAGATTTAGAGCAATTATACTGTCCTGAATGTAAAAAATTCTTACCTGACAGATATGTTGAAGGTTTATGCCCTGTTTGTGGTGCAGAAGCTCGTGGAGATCACTGTGAAAAATGTGGAAGAGCTTTAGATCCAACAGAACTTGATGAACCACACTGTATTACCTGTGGAACCACTCCTGTTATTAAGGACACTTATCAATATGCATTTAAGTTATCTGAATTTGAAGATGAACTTAAAGACTACATTGACAATAATGAAAACCTTCCTGCAAATGTTAAAAACTATGCTTCAAACTGGCTTAAAGAAGGATTAAATGATTGGATTTTAACCAGAGATATGGATTGGGGTATTCCTGTACCTCTTGATGAAGCTAAAGGTAAAGTATTATATGTATGGATTGAAGCATTTTTAGGTTATATTTCATCTGCTTCTCAATGGTCTGAAAAGTCTGGTAAAAAATGGGAAGAATATTGGAGCGATTTTGTTGTTCACTTCATTGGAAAAGACATTATCTACCACCACTCAATCTTCTGGCCAGGTTTATTAAAAGCATATGGATGCAAATTACCTGATAAAATTTACGCTGGAGAATTTTTATCTCTTGAAGGAGAAAAAATGTCCACCAGTAAAAATTGGGTTATTTGGATTGACGATTTTGTAAAAGACTATGATCCTGATTTACTTAGATACTTCTTAACAATCAATGCACCTTTAAACAAGGATTCTGATTTCTCATGGGATGATTTCCAAAAAAGAAACAATGACGAATTGGCTGATGTAATTGGAAACTTCTTACACAGAACATTTACATTTACCCGTAAATTCTTCGATAACAAAATCCCAGAATATGCAAATCCTTCCAATGAAGATGAAGAATTTAGAAAAGCTATTGAAGAGTTACCACAAAACGCTGGTGAATACATATCTAATTTCGAATTCAGAGAAGGTTTACTTGAAATATTTAAAGTTGCTAAAAAAGGAAACAAATATTTCAACGATCAAGAACCTTGGAAAGCTGTTAAAGAAGACAAACAAAAAGCAGCAAACTGTTTATACTTATCAAATCAATTAGCTAAAATATTGGCTTTCACTTTAAAACCTTATTTACCAACCAAAGCTGATGACATAGCTAAAATATTAAATATTGATGATTTATCCAACTGGGACGATGCAGCAGTATTCCTCCCTACAGGATATGAAATCAATAAATCCAAACCTTTATTTAAAAAGATTGAAGACGATGAGATTGCTCTTCAAAAAGAAAAATTACAAGAAAACTTAAAAACTACTGAGGATGAAAATATGAGTGATTTAATTACTATTGACAAATTTGACGAAATTGAAATTAAAATTGGACAAATCAAAGAAGCTGAAAAAATTGAAAAATCCGACAAATTATTAAAATTACAAATCGATGTAGGAGAAGAAAAACCTAGACAAATCGTTTCAGGTCTTGCTAAAGTTTACAACCCAGAAGACTTAATTGATAAAAAAGTATGTGTAATCGTAAACTTAGAACCTGCTAAATTGTTCGGAACCTTATCTGAAGGTATGGTACTTGCAGCTGGAGATTCCTGTGCATTATTAACTCCTGATGAACAAGGTAAAGTCGGCGAAAGAATTCAATAA
- the priL gene encoding DNA primase large subunit PriL, with protein MAEVSYINPLSNEGKGIIRNYGDLNQIFDEDESLIEICTRTTNQRLSDYNIIPKSFHDLALKRIQWAIEKKNNKNFTQAEFEYLTNEELFKQDVVTFHILCQAIAIQFNLGSRETRLFVESQGSLILERLAKIPPMSRAEIIDEVLDDVKVDNSIHWKSLKEIVATKKLKLTDLLIDNGEIILQEDDFLNRFSDKFTDRNPERMYNILIGDSVKEQILSRLIMQKTEEYIKRIKEMSKRVEIHPAIIKIGEELKEFIPTEISKYNQYYAGSGGIYGTVQAGKLNPDAFPPCIKATVEGVSSGGRNDAIVLLLTSFASYARLYPRIFASEETVKVSDMDPDLTITENEILPLIFDAADNCTPPLFEDQPQEKINIISKLGFGMHDRVDINHEGETKWYTPMSCEKIKIHLPSLCHPDKSCKGINNPLSCYGRKKFQLDKQQKE; from the coding sequence ATGGCTGAAGTTTCTTATATTAATCCATTATCAAACGAAGGAAAAGGAATAATCCGCAATTATGGAGATTTAAATCAAATATTTGATGAAGATGAATCCTTAATTGAAATTTGTACCAGAACCACAAATCAAAGGCTTTCGGATTATAATATTATACCTAAATCTTTTCATGATTTAGCCCTTAAACGTATACAGTGGGCTATTGAAAAAAAGAACAATAAAAACTTCACACAGGCAGAATTTGAATATTTAACAAATGAAGAATTATTTAAACAAGATGTTGTAACATTTCATATTCTCTGTCAGGCAATAGCTATTCAGTTTAACCTTGGTTCACGTGAAACAAGACTATTTGTTGAATCACAGGGTTCTCTTATTTTAGAAAGACTTGCTAAAATACCTCCAATGTCAAGAGCTGAAATCATTGATGAAGTGCTTGATGATGTTAAGGTTGACAATAGTATTCACTGGAAATCACTTAAAGAGATTGTTGCAACTAAAAAACTAAAATTAACTGATTTGTTGATTGATAATGGTGAAATTATACTTCAGGAAGATGATTTTTTAAACAGATTTAGTGATAAATTCACAGACAGAAACCCTGAGAGAATGTATAACATATTAATCGGAGACAGCGTTAAAGAACAAATATTATCCAGATTAATTATGCAAAAAACAGAAGAATACATTAAAAGAATCAAGGAAATGTCTAAAAGAGTTGAAATTCACCCAGCAATTATTAAAATAGGTGAAGAACTAAAAGAATTTATTCCAACTGAAATTAGTAAATACAACCAATATTATGCAGGCAGTGGTGGTATTTACGGTACAGTTCAGGCTGGAAAACTAAATCCAGATGCATTTCCACCATGTATTAAGGCAACTGTTGAAGGAGTATCTTCAGGCGGGCGTAACGATGCTATTGTTTTATTATTAACTTCTTTTGCATCTTATGCAAGATTATATCCAAGAATATTTGCCTCAGAAGAAACAGTTAAAGTATCTGATATGGATCCAGACTTAACTATTACTGAAAATGAGATATTACCTTTGATTTTTGATGCTGCAGATAACTGTACACCACCGTTATTTGAAGACCAGCCTCAGGAAAAAATTAATATTATATCAAAATTAGGATTTGGAATGCATGATAGAGTAGATATAAATCATGAAGGAGAAACCAAATGGTATACTCCTATGAGCTGTGAGAAAATTAAAATACATTTACCTAGCTTATGTCATCCAGACAAGTCCTGTAAAGGAATAAATAACCCATTATCATGTTATGGGCGTAAAAAATTCCAATTAGACAAGCAGCAAAAAGAATAA